The region GGCAAGAGCCGGGCCGCCGCGCATGCTGAAACGCTGCGCCTGCTCGAACTTGTGCGCATCCCTGAAGCGCGCCGCGTGGCCGCACGCTATCCGCATCAGTTGTCGGGCGGCATGCGGCAACGCGTGATGATCGCGATGGCGCTGTCGTGCAAGCCCGCGTTGCTGATCGCCGACGAACCGACCACCGCGCTCGACGTGACGATTCAGGCGCAGATCCTGCAGCTGATCCGCGGCTTGCAGGACGAGATGAACATGGGCGTGATCTTCATCACGCACGACATGGGCGTGGTGGCCGAAGTGGCCGATCGCGTGCTGGTGATGTATCGCGGCGAGAAAGTCGAAGAGGGCGCGTCGGACGCGCTGTTCGCCGCGCCGTCGCATCCCTATACGAAAGCGCTGCTCGCAGCCGTGCCGCGATTGGGCGCGATGGACGGCACCGATCGGCCCGCCAGGTTCCCGATTCTGACGGTCGAGCAAGCGGCCTTGACCGGTACCGACGAAGCCGTTCGACCCGCAGCCGCTGTAGCCGAACAAGCGCAACCGTCGATCGACGAAAGCACGCCGCCAATCTTGCGCGTGCGTGATCTGATCACGCGCTTTCCGGTCAGGAGCGGTTTGTTCGGCCGTGTGACGGGCCGCGTGCATGCGGTCGAGAAAGTCAGCTTCGATTTGCGTCCTGGCGAGACGCTCGCTCTCGTCGGCGAATCGGGTTGCGGCAAATCGACGACGGGCCGTTCATTGCTGCGTCTCGTCGAAAGCAAGAGCGGCTCGATCGAATTCAACGGCAAGGACATCAGTTCGCTGACAGGCCCTGCGCTGCAAGCGTTGCGCCGCGATATCCAGTTCATCTTCCAGGATCCGTTCGCCTCTTTGAATCCGCGTTTGACGGTGGGCTTCTCGATCATGGAGCCCTTGCTCGTGCACGGCGTGGCGAAGGGCGCAGAAGCACAAGCGCGGGTCGCGTGGCTGCTCGAGAAGGTCGGCTTGCCGCCCGAAGCCGCGCGCCGTTATCCGCACGAGTTCTCAGGCGGTCAACGGCAACGCATCGCCATCGCGCGCGCGTTGGCGTTGAATCCGAAAGTCGTGATCGCCGACGAATCCGTTTCCGCTCTGGACGTCTCCGTGCAGGCGCAGATCGTCAACCTGATGCTCGATCTGCAACGCGAACTCGGCGTCGCGTATCTGTTTATTTCGCACGACATGGCGGTGGTCGAACGCGTCAGTCATCGCGTCGCGGTGATGTATCTCGGCCAGATCGTCGAGATCGGTCCGCGCCGCGCGGTGTTCGAAGCGCCGCAACATCCGTACACGAAGAAGCTGATGGGCGCGGTGCCGGTGGCCGATCCGGCGCGCCGCCATGCGAAACGGATGCTTGCCGCCGATGAAATTCCGAGCCCGATTCGCGCGCTCGACGACGACCCGATCGTGGCGCCGCTGGTCGCGGTTGGACCGGACCATTTCGTCGCCGGGCATCGGGTCGGCGGCGCTTACTAAATTCTGCTTATTAAACCCTGATTTTTGACCTGACTCTTCACTCGCATCACATAACCCCGTTTCATTTCGCTGCCTGGAGCCAACCTCATGAACCTGCTGATCCCGTCTTCTCCGTTTCGTTTGCGCGCGCTGGTCAGCGGCGGCGCGGTGGTGTTCGCGATGCTCGCGGGCAATGTGGCGCACGCCGAAACGACTGCCGTGATGGCGGTCGCCTCGACCTTCACGACACTCGATCCGTACGACGCTAACGACACGCTGTCGCAAGCCGTTGCGAAGTCGTTCTATCAAGGCATGTTCGGTTTCGACAAGGACATGAAGCTGGTCAACGTGCTGGCCGACAGCTACGAAGCAAGCGCGGATGCGCGCGTCTACACGATCAAGCTGCGTCAGGGTGTCAAGTTCCAGGACGGCACCGACTTCAACGCCGCGGCGGTGAAGGCCAACTTCGACCGCGTCACCGATCCGGCGAACAAGCTGAAGCGCTACAACATGTTCAACCGCATCGACAAAACCGAAGTGGTCGATCCGTACACAGTGAAGATCACGCTGAAGGCGCCGTTCTCGGCGTTCATCAACGTGCTCGCGCATCCGTCGGCGGTGGTGATCTCGCCGACGGCGCTTAAGAAGTACGGCAAGGACATTGCGTTCCATCCGGTCGGCACCGGACCGTTCGAACTGGTGAAGTGGGATCCGGCAGGCGATCTGACGGTGAAGAAGTTCGACGGCTACTGGAAGAAGGGCTACCCGAAGGTCGACGCGATCGACTGGAAGCCGGTAGTCGACAACAACACGCGTGCTGCGTTGATGCGCACCGGCGAAGCGGACTTTGCGTTCCAGGTGCCGTTCGAGCAGGCCGCGCAATTGCAGTCGAGCCCGAAGGTCGATCTGATCGCGTCGCCCTCGATCATCCAGCGCTATATCAGCCTGAACGTGAATCAGAAGCCGTTCGACAATCCGAAGGTGCGCGAAGCGCTGAACTACGCGGTCAACAAGGAAGCGCTGACGAAGGTCGTGTTCGCCGGTTATGCGACGCCGGCTGACGGCGTAGTGCCGCAGGGCGTCGACTACGCGACGAAGCTCGGCCCCTGGCCGTACGATCCGGCGAAGGCGCGCGAACTGCTGAAGGAAGCGGGCTATCCGAACGGCTTCGAAACGACGCTGTGGTCGGCCTATAACTACTCGACCGCGCAGAAGGTGATTCAGTTCGTGCAGCAGCAACTGGCGCAGGTCGGCATCAAGGCGCAGGTCGAAGCGCTCGAGGCGGGGCAGCGTGTCGCCAAGGTCGAGAGCGCTCAGGACGCGGCAACCGCACCGGTGCGGATGTACTACGCGGGCTGGTCGTCGTCGACGGGCGAAGCGGATTGGGCGATCACGCCGCTGCTCGCGTCGGTGTCCTTCCCGCCGAAGATGGTCAACACCGCGTACTACAAAAACGACACCGTCGACAGCGATCTGAAACAGGCGCTCGAAACCACCGATCGCACGCAGAAGGCCGCGCTTTACGCCGATGCGCAAAAGCGTATCTGGGCCGACGCGCCGTGGATCTTCCTCGTCAAGGAGAAGGTCGTGTATGCGCGCAGCAAGCGTCTGTCGGGTGCTTACGTGGCGCCGGACGGCTCGTTCAATTTCGACGAGATTGCGATCAGGTGATGAGCTGACCGTTGAGCGCGGCGTGTTCCATAAGGGCACGCCGGCCGGACGGCCGCTTTCTGACGATCCATCGTTGCCTGCACCATTGCCGGATTGGGTTTCATGCTGAACTTCCTTGTCAAACGTCTCTTTGGCCTGCTGCCGA is a window of Paraburkholderia sp. IMGN_8 DNA encoding:
- a CDS encoding dipeptide ABC transporter ATP-binding protein, with the protein product MPISSHIARPLIETLPPQRVLAVDDLSVAFRSGETTFNAVRNLSLTVERGETLAIVGESGSGKSVTSLALMRLIEHGGGRLAGGSIAFRRRDGSVLDLAKASSGTMRSIRGADIAMIFQEPMTSLNPVFTVGDQISEAIALHQGKSRAAAHAETLRLLELVRIPEARRVAARYPHQLSGGMRQRVMIAMALSCKPALLIADEPTTALDVTIQAQILQLIRGLQDEMNMGVIFITHDMGVVAEVADRVLVMYRGEKVEEGASDALFAAPSHPYTKALLAAVPRLGAMDGTDRPARFPILTVEQAALTGTDEAVRPAAAVAEQAQPSIDESTPPILRVRDLITRFPVRSGLFGRVTGRVHAVEKVSFDLRPGETLALVGESGCGKSTTGRSLLRLVESKSGSIEFNGKDISSLTGPALQALRRDIQFIFQDPFASLNPRLTVGFSIMEPLLVHGVAKGAEAQARVAWLLEKVGLPPEAARRYPHEFSGGQRQRIAIARALALNPKVVIADESVSALDVSVQAQIVNLMLDLQRELGVAYLFISHDMAVVERVSHRVAVMYLGQIVEIGPRRAVFEAPQHPYTKKLMGAVPVADPARRHAKRMLAADEIPSPIRALDDDPIVAPLVAVGPDHFVAGHRVGGAY
- the gsiB gene encoding glutathione ABC transporter substrate-binding protein GsiB, whose product is MNLLIPSSPFRLRALVSGGAVVFAMLAGNVAHAETTAVMAVASTFTTLDPYDANDTLSQAVAKSFYQGMFGFDKDMKLVNVLADSYEASADARVYTIKLRQGVKFQDGTDFNAAAVKANFDRVTDPANKLKRYNMFNRIDKTEVVDPYTVKITLKAPFSAFINVLAHPSAVVISPTALKKYGKDIAFHPVGTGPFELVKWDPAGDLTVKKFDGYWKKGYPKVDAIDWKPVVDNNTRAALMRTGEADFAFQVPFEQAAQLQSSPKVDLIASPSIIQRYISLNVNQKPFDNPKVREALNYAVNKEALTKVVFAGYATPADGVVPQGVDYATKLGPWPYDPAKARELLKEAGYPNGFETTLWSAYNYSTAQKVIQFVQQQLAQVGIKAQVEALEAGQRVAKVESAQDAATAPVRMYYAGWSSSTGEADWAITPLLASVSFPPKMVNTAYYKNDTVDSDLKQALETTDRTQKAALYADAQKRIWADAPWIFLVKEKVVYARSKRLSGAYVAPDGSFNFDEIAIR